One region of Aurantimonas sp. HBX-1 genomic DNA includes:
- a CDS encoding CatB-related O-acetyltransferase has translation MHGPDPNDPYPMAGQARVGFLKPLVDHPQIEIGDYSYYDDPAGPERFVEACVGHLYPDLGDRLVIGRFCAIGSGVRFVMNGANHAMTGLSTYPFNIFGNGWERGFDVATIVAGVRGDMVVGNDVWIGEWATVLPGVSIGDGAIVGSLAVVSRDVESYTVVAGNPAREVRRRFDQETVERLRAVAWWNWSAEKITRNLDLIRGGDVEALETAR, from the coding sequence ATGCACGGTCCTGATCCGAATGATCCCTATCCGATGGCCGGGCAGGCGCGGGTGGGCTTCCTCAAGCCGCTCGTCGACCATCCCCAGATCGAGATCGGCGACTACAGCTATTACGACGACCCTGCCGGCCCGGAACGGTTCGTCGAGGCCTGCGTCGGTCACCTCTATCCGGACCTCGGTGATCGTCTGGTGATCGGGCGGTTCTGCGCGATCGGGTCGGGCGTGCGGTTCGTGATGAACGGCGCCAACCATGCGATGACCGGGCTCTCCACTTATCCGTTCAACATCTTCGGCAACGGTTGGGAACGTGGCTTCGACGTCGCCACGATCGTCGCCGGGGTGCGGGGCGATATGGTGGTCGGCAACGACGTGTGGATCGGCGAGTGGGCGACCGTCCTGCCGGGCGTGTCGATCGGCGACGGCGCCATCGTGGGAAGCCTTGCTGTCGTATCGCGTGACGTCGAGTCGTATACTGTCGTTGCCGGCAATCCCGCGCGCGAAGTGCGAAGGCGCTTCGACCAGGAGACGGTCGAGCGTCTGAGGGCCGTCGCCTGGTGGAACTGGTCCGCCGAGAAGATCACCCGCAACCTCGACCTGATCCGGGGCGGCGATGTCGAAGCACTGGAGACCGCCCGATGA